The genomic segment TTTGCTCCGCGTTACCGCTTGGCGTCCCTTTGTAGCACCCCATTGTAGCACGTGTGTCGCCCAGGACGTAAGGGCCATGCTGACTTGACGTCATCCCCACCTTCCTCCTCGTTAGCCGAGGCAGTTCGGTCTGACATAAAAGTAACAGACCGTGGGGGTTGCGCTCGTTACCCGACTTAACGGTACATCTCACGACACGAGCTGACGACCATATTGCTTCTCATATTACTATGAGTACGGACTATACCTTCCTCCCCTTCCAGGGAGGCCAACCGTCTGAATACTCGCGAGTTCAATTAAATAGTTGAGTATTCTCACCCCGACCCTTTATCTCGGGGATCAGTCTCTACGGGGCAAGTTTTACAGAGAAATGTATCAATTTCTGCTTGATACGATCCCTATAACGTTTCCTTAAATAGAGGACATATGTCCTTGCCGATGTATAACGATACAAGCTTGCATTAGTTTCACCGATCATTGATCGATCTCTTGCCGCATCAATTCTGCTTGAATACGCAATCCTTATACCAGATCGATGTTTGGTATCCACGCACCCATCACCATCAATCTTTCCTGCGAGATAGGCAGTGAGGTGTTGGTGCGGAATGGGTAACGTTCCAGTTTTTAAAGACATAAACATTCGCGTGAGAGGTCTACTATTTACGTAAACCTGGTACGCAGTCTGCTTACGTTTCGCTCCTCGCTCCACTTGATACACACGTTTCTTAATAGGATGGCTTGGAGCCACTCTACAAAAAAATGTGATGAATCTATTTATGAGCGCGGGATTAACTGAAGTGAGACCAATGGAACTTGAACGCCAGTAACCATCAGCTAACCAAAGACCTAATATATAAAAGTCTTCGGCAGTAGTAAAGAAAAACTTGCTTCCCACGGTATTACCCATATATTCATTATATCATGGGCTTCACCGTTTTGGGTTGGTGATTGTTTCCCGACATTACTATCGGGACGGCCATCGTATAAATAGCCATGCAGCACCTGTGGTGCACCCTCGAAGGTCACACGTTTCCGTGCGCTTGCAGCACCATGTCAAGCCCTGGTAAGGTTCCTCGCTTACCGTCGAATTAAACCACATGCTCCACCGCTTGTGCGGGTTCCCGTCAATTCCTTTGAGTTTTAGTCTTGCGACCGTACTCCCCAGGCGGGGTACTTAATGCGTTAGCTTACGTGCAACGACACTGGAAGGGTCGACACTTCCAATGTCCAGTACCCATCGTTTACAGCGTGGAATACTGGGGTATCTAATCCCATTCTCTCCCCACGCTTTCGTCCATGAGCGTCAGGACCGTTCTAGGGAACTGCTTTCGCCTTTGGCGTTCTCGCCGATATAAACGGATTTTACTCCTACACCGGCGATTCCATTCCCCTCTCCCGGCCTCAAGTTCGACCGTATCCCACGCAGTCCCGAAGTTGAGCTTCGGGATTTGACACGGGACGCGTCGAACCGCCTGCGGACGCTTTACGCCCAATGAATCCGGGTAACGCTTGGGCCACTCGTATTACCGCGGCTGCTGGCACGAGTTTAGCAGGCCCTTATTCTGCAGGTACTCTCAATCCCGACAAGTCGGGACTTGCTCCCTGCTAAAAGCAGTTTACACCCCGAAGGGCTTCATCCTGCACGCGGCGTCGCTCCCTCAGGCTTTCGCCCATTGGGGAAGATTCTCGACTGCAGCCTCCCGTAGGAGTCTGGGCAGTGTCTCAGTCCCAGTGAGGCCGTCCGTGCTCTCACACCGGCTACCCGTCATAGCCTTGGTAGGCCATTACCCTACCAACTAGCTGATGGGCCCTAGGCCCCTCCCCATCCGATCCCGTAAAACGGGACCTTTCCTCATAACTGGATGATAGAAATCAAAACGAACACAAATTTTCAAATGTATTGACTTCCATTACCCAACTATGAGGTCATTGGGAATTAGCAAATCTTTCGATCTGTTATGCCCAAGAAGGGGGTAGGTTACCAAGGTGTTACTCACCCGTTCGCCACTGTCCGACCACCTTTCCCATATTGCTATGAAATTAATTGTCGGACCGTTCGACTTGCATGCCTTAAACACGCCGCCAGCGTTCACCCTGAGCTAGGATCAAACTCTCAAAAAGAAAGTTTTATCTATCGATTGCGCTCCGCAAAAAGATTTGCGAAACGCATCGCGCTAGGTTTGAACTCTCAAAATTATTGACGTTACAACCGTTGAAATGCTGAAATAAATTACCTTACTTTTTTTGGCGTCATTCTCTCAATTGTCAATGAGCGTTCCTTTTTTCATATCCGGCGCAGTGCAGTGAAAGAAAAACAGTCATATCTGGGCAGCCAAATATCACTGTTCTTCTCGCGATACGATCGAAAAGATTGGTGCCCTACATAGTATGTTTTCCTTTCATGCTCAGGCGGTTTCTCTCCTTCGCTCCACCGCATCCTCTCTCTATCCTGCAGTTTCCGAAGAGACGTACCTGATCTTAATACTTTTGCGCCTTATTACTGTACCTTATTATTCTCACCCTTGTCAAGGAGTGGGGCGGAAGAGGCCACGGACGACAAGGATTTGCGCATTTGCACGTACACGGCCAAAAATCCCGCCGCGCCCATCACCATGGTGAACAATGACAGCCAGGTAAAAAGAGCGGACAGGGGGATCACAGAGCCCAGATGGGAGAGCAGGAGGATAATGGGAAGCCCTATCGCATTCATGACGGTAAGCAAACTGCCAAACACTTTTCCCCGATTCTCATCATGCGTCTCGCGCTGGATAAAAGTCTGCGTGGATATGACGACCAGCACATTGCCCACGCCGGCAATACACGCGCCAAAAAACGCGGACCAATGCTGCAGCGAAACCAGAGGCAGGGAGGGAAGGATGCGGGAGAGCATAGCAGCGAAGGGCACGAAGAGGAACAGCGCGCACGCCTCGCAGAAAATACCCGCGTGCATGAGCCGGGGAGGGGAGATACGGCGCTTCACGCGATTCGCAATGAGGACTCCCACCACCGTGCCTGCGGCGAGAGGCGATACCAAATACAAACTCAAAGAGAGTGGCGTGAGCGCAAGCACCTGGAACGCAAGCGCAGGGAGGAGCGCCACAATACCCCGTTCAATGCCGAACAGCAGTGACGCTTCCAAAATGAGGATCGGAAGGAGACGGTGCGTGCGTATGAATTCAATACCGCTGAAGAGCTGCACCCATATGCTGCGAGTGCTCACTTTGAAAACGCCGTTATGGTCGATAAGGTGCTGGTTGAGCGGAGGCAGCCTTATCGTGGAGATGCCCGCGCCCAAATAGAGCGCGCCGACGACCGCGACCGTGAGGCCTGCCCCGCCCCAATGGAGCAAGGGGCCGGCAATGCTGTACCCTATAAGGAACGAAAAATAGTAGGTGAACGCAAAGAGAGAATTCGCCTCGACCAGGTGTTCGCCGGGCACGAGCGAGGGAAGGGCTGCCGACTCGGTGGGGATAAAAAACTCCGATAACGTGGTAAGCAGGAACACGACGAGCAAAATAACGCCGGAATAATCGAGGAACGGCAGCAACAGGAGGCTTAAAAGGACGCGGTTAAAATGAATCAATGAGAGAATTTTCCGACGATCATAACGGTCGGCGATCACCCCCCCGACCGTGGAGAACAATATGGGAGGAAGAGAGATCACGGCAATGAGCACGCCCACAAAAAAACTCGATCCCGTAACCGAGAACGTGCGCAGCACCAGCGCAAAGTGAAGTATATTGGTGGCAACCTGCCCTAATCCTTGGGAAACCCAGAGACGCTTAAATCCCCTATTCTGAAGAAGGGCGGGAAGTTCGGCAAACGTGGCGGAGAGGAGGGACACAAACGAAAATGCAAAATGCAAAACTCAAAATTATGGAGTCCCGCGAAGCGGGGCGGAATACTTTCATTTTGATTTTTGATTTTTGACTTTTACATTCCTCATATGTTTCTCCCTCCACTTCTTCACTGCCGCATGGTCGCCGGAGAGAAGCACTTTCGGCACGCGGTAATTCTTTCCCTTGTAGACGAGCACCTCGGGTCTCGTATAATGCGGGTACTCAAACGATTCTTTTTGTTCCGTATTATGAATCAAATGGCGGGAGAATGACTCTTCCCCGAGAGACTCGAGGGTTATCGCTCCCGGTAAAAGCCGGGTGACCGCGGAAATGACCGTGAGGGCGGGTATTTCCCCGTCAGTGAGGACGTACGGCCCGATGGAAATTTCCTCCGCCTTGAGGATTGCCCTTACCCGCTCGTCAA from the Patescibacteria group bacterium genome contains:
- a CDS encoding MFS transporter, with protein sequence MSLLSATFAELPALLQNRGFKRLWVSQGLGQVATNILHFALVLRTFSVTGSSFFVGVLIAVISLPPILFSTVGGVIADRYDRRKILSLIHFNRVLLSLLLLPFLDYSGVILLVVFLLTTLSEFFIPTESAALPSLVPGEHLVEANSLFAFTYYFSFLIGYSIAGPLLHWGGAGLTVAVVGALYLGAGISTIRLPPLNQHLIDHNGVFKVSTRSIWVQLFSGIEFIRTHRLLPILILEASLLFGIERGIVALLPALAFQVLALTPLSLSLYLVSPLAAGTVVGVLIANRVKRRISPPRLMHAGIFCEACALFLFVPFAAMLSRILPSLPLVSLQHWSAFFGACIAGVGNVLVVISTQTFIQRETHDENRGKVFGSLLTVMNAIGLPIILLLSHLGSVIPLSALFTWLSLFTMVMGAAGFLAVYVQMRKSLSSVASSAPLLDKGENNKVQ